Within Microbacterium oryzae, the genomic segment TGAGGTCGTCGTCGGCGTAGAAGCGCGAGTTGAAGTCGAACGAGCCGAGCTTGCCGAGGCGCAGCAGCTGCATGACGATGAACTCGATGTTGGTGCCGGGAGCGTGGTGACCCGTGTCGAGGCAGACCATCGCGCGCTCGCCGAGCGTCGCCACCTGGGCGTAGGAGGTGCCCCAGTCCGGAACGTCGGTGTGGTAGAACGCCGGCTCGAAGAACTTGTACTCGAGCACGAGGCGCTGCTCGCCCGAGAGGCGGTCGTAGATCTTCTGCAGCGACTCGTTCAGCCGGTCCTGACGGCCGCGCATGTCGGCCTGGCCCGGGTAGTTCGAGCCCTCGGCGAGCCAGATCTTGAGGTCGCGCGAGCCGGTGGCGTCCATGACGTCGATGCACGCGAGGTGGTGGTCGATCGCCTTCTGGCGGATGGCCGCGTCCTCGTGCGTGAGGGCGCCGAACTTGTAGTCGTCGTCCTGGAACGTGTTGGAGTTGATGGTGCCGAGCTCCACGCCGTTGTCCTCGGCGTGCTTGCGGAGGTCGTCGAAGCTGTCGACGAGGTCCCACGGGATGTGGAGCGCGACCGACGGTGCGAGCGCGGTGAGCTTGTTAACCTGTGCGGCGTCGGAGATCTTCTCGAACGGATCGCGCGGGGTGCCCGGCGTCGCGAAGACCTTGAAGCGGGTGCCGGAGTTGCCGAACGCCCAGGAGGGGAGCTCGATCGCCTGCTTCTCGAGCTGCCCGAGGATCTCGTCGCTCAGGACGGAGGTGGTGGGGGTCGTCATCGACAGTGCCTTTCGCTTAAAACGATTTAACGCATCGTTGTGACCATGGTAGACATGGTCGGGGAAGAGGTCAACCGCGGCGGCGGGCATGTCGGGAGTCGCTCGATACGATGGGGCAGGAGGTGCGGATGACCGTCAGCGTCAAGGACGTCGCGGCGCGCGCCGGGGTGTCGGCCGGCACGGTCTCCAACGCGCTCAACCACCCCGAGCGGGTGGCGCCCGAGACGGTCGAGCGCGTTCGCGCGGCCATCGCGGATCTCGGGTACGTGCGCAACGACGCCGCCCGCCAGCTTCGCGCGGGCCGCAGTCGCAGCATCGGGCTCATCGTGCTCGACATGCGCAACCCGTTCTACGCCGACGTCGCCCGGGGCGCGGATGCCCGCGCAGAGGAGGCCGGACTCTCGGTGCTCCTCTCCGACAGCGCCCGCGACAGCGGCCGCGAGCGCCGGCTCGTCGATCTCTTCGCCGAGCAGCGGGCGAGCGGCGTGATCGCCACCCCGCTCACCGCGGAGCTCGAGCACTTCGAGCGGCTCGCGGAGCGCGGCGTCCCCGTCGTCCTCGTGGACCACGAGGGCGATTCGGATGGCCTCTCGACGGTCTCCGTGGACGACCGGAAGGGCGGTCGGATGGCCGTGGAGCGCCTGCTCGAGCGCGGCTGCCGGCGCATCGCCTTCGTCGGCGGTCCGCGGGATCTCCGTCAGGTGCGCGACCGGTACGAGGGCGCCCGTCGCGCGGTCTCCGATCGCGCCGGCGCCCAGCTGGAGCGGGTGGATCTCGAGGACCTCACGGTGGACCACGGGCGTGCCGCCGGCGAGGCGCTGCTGCGCCGCGACACGGCGGACCGGCCGGACGGGATCTTCGCGGCGAACGATCTCGTGGCGGTCGGCCTGCTCCAGGCGCTGACGATGACCGGCGGCGTGCGCGTGCCCGACGAGATGGCGATCGTCGGATACGACGACATCGACTTCGCCGCGTCGACCGTCGTCCCGCTCACCTCGGTGCGTCAGCCGGCCGAGCAGCTCGGGGCGACGGCCGTGGAGCTGCTGGCGCGCGAACCGGGGGAGCACGTGCGCTTCGAGCCGCAGCTCGTGCCCCGCGCGACCGCCTAGTCAGCCCCGCCGTCGGGAGGAGATGTGCACTCGGAAGGACGGATCCTCGGAGGATCCTCCTCCCGAACGCACTTCTCCTCCCGAACGCGCGCCGACGGACCGGCTCAGGCGCGCGGCGGGGTGCTGTCGCGCAGGAGGACCTCGAGGGAGACGGGCTCGGGCGGCGTCCAGTCCGGGTCGACGGCCGCCCGCAGAGCCTGCGCCCCGAGCTCCTCGAGGGGCAGGTGCACGGTCGTGAGGCCCGGCGTCACGTCGCGTCCGGTGACGATGTCGTCGAAGCCCGCGACGGCGAGGTCGGCACCCGGCTCGCGCCCGGCATCGCGGATGGCCGAGATCGCGCCGATCGCGACGACGTCGCTGATCCCGAAGACGAGTGTCCCGGGCGCGAGCCCCGCGCTCAGGAGCTCGGACATCGCCTCATAGCCCGCATCGCGCGAGATCGACCCGCGGACGACCTGCGTGACCTCGCCCCCGCCATCCGCGAAGCCCTGCGTGAAGCCCGCGAGGCGGTCGTCGGAGGTGCGCAGACCCTCGGGGCCCGCGAGCACGACGGCCTCGCGGTATCCGAGCGCGGCGAGCCGGCCGGCGAGCGCGCGGGCGCCGGCCTCGTTCTCATAGGCGACGACGCGGGTGCCGGGGAGGGCGGCGCCGAGGGTGACGATGCGGCCGCCGACGGACTGCACGGCGGCGATCTCGGCAGAGAGCGCGTCGGTGTCGCTCGCGGTGTCACGCGAGGCGGCGAGGACGATGCCGCGCGGGCGCTGACCGCGCAGGGTGCGCACGAGCGCCACTTCGCGGGCGGGGTCGCGCTCGGTCATCGCGATCGTGACGATCAGGCCGGCCTCGTCGGCGGCATGGGCGACGCCGGAGGCGATCTGCCCGAAGTAGGGGTCGGCGATGTCGGCCACGAGAAGGGCGACGGTCGCCGAGGTGCCGCGGGCGATCGCCTGCGCGGAGATGTTCGCGGTGTAGCCGAGCCGATCGGCCGCCGCCTGCACGCGCTCGCGGTACGCCTCGGCCACCTTGCGGTTGGAGCCGTTGAGGACGCGCGAGGCCGTCGCGAGCGAGACGCCCGCCTCGCGGGCGACGTCGTGGAGCGTCGGTGCCGCGCCGGTGCGCACCGTGGTGTCGGTCATCCGCTGAGCCTATCCCGAGAGGAGTGGAGGGGCGGGCGAGGCGGCCGTCGGGTGCGACGGCCGCTCCGCCCGGTGGCGGTCAGGCGAGGTAGGGCGCGACCGCGCATTCGAAGCCGCGCACCGTCCGGCGCACGGCTTCGGCAGGGGGCGTGTCCCAGATCGACTGGTTGAGCAGCTCGACCTCGATGTCGCCGTCGTATCCGGCCTCGACGACCGCGCGGGTCATCGGGCCGAAGTCGATCATGCCGTCACCCGGATAGTGGCGTGACAGCAGGTTGTCCGCTTCGAGCGGCGTCTTCCAGTCGCACACCTGGTACGTCGCGATGCGGTTCTCGCGGCCGGCTCGCGCGATGTGCTCGAGCACCTCCGGATCCCACCACAGGTGGAAGGTGTCCACCGTGACGCCGACCACGGCCGGGTCGAAGTCCGCCGCGATGTCGAGCGCCTGCGGCAGGGTCGACAGCACCGAGCGATCCGAGGCGTACATCGGGTGCAGCGGCTCGAGGGCGAGCGTGACGCCGGCGGCCTGCGCATCGGGCGCGAGCTCCGCGACGGCGTCGCTCACCCGCTGCCGAGCGCCGAAAAGGTCGCGGGAGCCCTCGGGGAGGCCGCCCACGACGAGCACGAGCACAGCGCGGGAGCCTTCGGCGCCGGCCGCCGCCAGCGTCGCGGTCTCCTCGATCGCGCGTCGGTTGTCGTCGATGGCGGCGCGACGTGCCGGGCCCTCCGGCACCGTGAACCAGCCGCCGCGGCAGTGGGTGGAGTAGCGGAGCCCGGAGTCGGCGATGATCTTCGCCGACTCCTGCAGTCCGGCCTCCTGCACCTGCTCGCGCCACAGCCCGATGGCCTCGATGCCGGCACCCGTCACGACCTGCACGGCCTGCGCGACGGTGGTGTGCTTGATCGTGGCCTGATTGATCGACAGGCGGGGGTGCGCGCTCATGCGTCCACTCCGTTCAGACGCAAGTAGTCGCTCCAGCGTGCGGCCGCGAGCGACGGATCCTCGAGGGCGTTCGCCGCGTTCGCGAGCTCCACGATGCGCGACAGGTGGGGGATGCTGCGAGCCGAGTGCAGGCCGCCCACCATCTGGAAGGCCGGCTGGTGTCCGTTCAGCCAGGCGAGGAACGCCACGCCCGTCTTGTAGTAGAACGTCGGCGCCGCGAACACCTGGCGGCTGAGCTCCTCGGTGGGGCCGAGGATGCGCAGGTACTCGTCCGGGTCGCCGGCGTCGAGCGCCTGGATGGCCGCGGAGGCCACCGGGGTGATGGCGGCGAAGGCGCCGAGCAGCGCGTCGGAGTGCGTGCGGGTCGCTGCGGGACCGGCCTTCGGCTGGGTCGCCGCCGGGACATCCGCCCCGCCGATGAGCCCCACGTAGTTGAAGTCGTCGCCGGTGTACATGCGCACGCCCTCGGGCAGGCGCTCGCGGACGGCGACCTCCGACTCGGCGTTCAGCAGGCTCATCTTGACGCCCGAGACCTTGCCCGGGTTCTCCTCGATGATCCGGACGAGCGTCTGCGACGCGGTCTCCCAGTCGGCGCCGCCGAAGTACCCGGCGAGCTCGGGGTCGAAGGCGGTGCCGAGCCAGTGCAGGACGACCGGGCTGGTCGCCGACTGCAGGACCGCGCCGTACACGCGCAGGTAGTCCGTCGCGCTGGTCGCGATGCGCGCGAGATGGCGCGACGCCATGAGCACGGGACCTGCACCCTGCTCCTCGGTGAAGTGCAGCTGCTCCTTGTACGCGTCGATCACGGCGTCCAGCGAGATGGAGTGCTCGTCGATGTGGTCGGTGTTGACGCCGACGACGACCGAGCCGCCCTCCTCGCGGGCGACCTCGGCGCTGCGCGAGATGAGCTCGCGCACCGCGGCGGCGTCGAGGCCCATGTTGCGCTGGGCGGTGTCCATGGCGTCGGCGACGCCGAGACCCCACGAGTAGACCGCGCGACGGAAGCCGAGGGTGGCATCCCAGTCGATCTGCGCGGGCTGCCCCGGGGTGTTGTCGCCCCAGGCGACGGGGACGACGTGCGCGGCCGCGTACGCGACGCGGCTGCGCAGCGTCCCCGCGGGCTTCGCGTATCCGCCCGCGGCGTTGAGGTCGACGCGGCCGAGTCGGCCGCCGTGGCCGACCAGGGTGAAGTGCTCGGTCATCGCGCTCACGCCAGCTTGAGCTCGGGGAGGACGACCTTCGCACCGGTGCGGCTCGACTCGAGACCGGCCTCGGCGAGCTGCACGCCGCGTGCGCCGGCGAGAAGGTCGAACGGGTAGTCGGTGCCCAGCACGTAGGAGGTGAGGTACTCCTCCCACTGCTGACGGAAGCCGTTGAGGAACACGTCGTTCGTGGGGACCTGCTGCCAGTCCTCGTCGTAGTCGTGCGTGTCCTCGAGGTCGGGGTTCCAGACCGGCTTCGGGGTCGCGTTGCGCGGCTGGATCTTCGCGCCGAACAGACCGACCACGGCCGAGCCGTGCGTGCCGTCCACGTGGAACTCGACGAGCTCGTCGCGGTTCACGCGCGTGGTCCAGCTGGAGTTGATCTGCGCGACGATGTCGCCCTCGAGCTCGAAGATGCCGTACGCCGCGTCCTCGGCGGTCGCGTCGTAGCGCTCGCCCTTCTCATCCCAGCGGTCGGCGATGTGGATGGACGCCTGGGAGTACACGCTCTTGACCTCGCCGAAGAGGTTCTCCAGTACGTAGTTCCAGTGCGGGAACATGTCGACGATGATGCCGCCGCCGTCCTCCGCGCGGTAGTTCCAGCTCGGGCGCTGCGCGGGCTGCCAGTCGCCCTCGAACACCCAGTAGCCGAACTCGCCGCGCACGGAGAGGACGCGGCCGAAGAAGCCGGAGTCGATGAGGCGCTTGAGCTTCTGCAGGCCGGGCAGGTAGAGCTTGTCGTGCACGACGCCGGTCTTGACGCCGGCCTCCTGCGCGAGACGCGCGAGCTCGAGGGCCTCCTCGACCGACTCGGCCGTGGGCTTCTCGGTGTAGATGGCCTTGCCGGCCGCGATCGCCTTGCGAAGCGCCGTGGCGCGCGCCTTCGTCACGAGGAAGTCCGCGTAGATCTCCCACTGCGGGTCGGCGAGCGCGGCGTCGAGGTCGGTGGTGTAGTCGGCGATGCCGTGCTCTGCCGCGATCTCGGCGAGCTTCGCCTCGCTGCGTCCGACGAGGAGCGGGCGCACGGTGACCTTGGAGCCGTCAGGCAGCTCGACGCCTCCCGCATCGCGGATGGCGAGGATCGACCGCACCAGGTGCTGCCGGTAGCCCATGCGTCCGGAGACGCCGTTCATGATGATGCCGATCTCGCGGATGGCGGGGGTCGCGTTGCTCACGATGCTTCCTTGCTCTATCGTCGGACGGTGCCGAGCGGGTAAACGCTTTCCAAAGGTGGTTCGAGTGTGACACACGCCGTCGCGGCGTGCAAGCGCGCGGGTTCAGGCCGGGACGGGCACCCGCGCGGGCACGATCAGGAATGCCGATTCCTGCGGCTCGAGCGCCACGCTGCCCACCGCCTCGTCGTCCTCGAGGCGCCGGCCGTCGACCTCGACCGTCACCGGCGTCGTTCCGTGGTTGATGAGCGTCACGAGGTCGCCGCGGCGGGCGACCTCCACGTTCTCGGGGAGCGGCGAGGGGATCACGGGCGACACCCGCGCGTCCTCGACGAGGCGAGCCACCACGCGGTCGAGCGCCGGCGCGTCGGGCATCGTGGCGAGGTACCAGGCGGACCCCGCGCCGTGCGCGCGGCGCGTGAGCGCGGGACGTCCGCGCGAGGGCCCGGTCGTGAAGGCCGCCACGATCTCCGCGTCGTCGGCGAACAGGGCCTCGGCGAAGTAGGTCCCCACCGCGTCGGCGCCGTCGAGGGCGAAGCGCGCCTCGCGCAGGTCGGCCTCGATGCGCGTGTCGGCGCCGCCCCCGGTCGCGCCTTCCTCGCCCGCGCGCTCGGCCACCTGGTCGAGCGCGGGCGGCACGAGCGCGCGGAAGTCCTCGAGCGCCACTCCGAGCACGCGACCCAGCTGCGTGAGGAAGCCGTCCGCGCGGAAGCGGTCGTTGCCATCCACGATGTCACTGAACGGGCCGGCCAGCAGCGTGCCGCCCTGCGCGGCGAACCGCTCCAGCGCGGCCGCGCCCTCGTCGCGCAGCAGGTAGAGGAACGGCGCGACGGCCAGTCGGTATCGGCCGTCGACGTGCTCGGGCTTGACGATGTCGACCATGATCCCGCGCCGGTGCAGCGCTCCGTACCATTCCCGCATCAGGGCGAGGTAGTCCACGCGGTTCGGGTGGTCGGCCGCTTCGAGCGCCCACCAGTTCTCCCAGTCGAACACGAGCGCCACCTGCGCGTCGTCGCCGGGCGTCGGCAGCTCGGGCAGCTCCGCGAGACTCGCCCCGAGCGCGGTGACCTCGCGCCAGGTGCGCGTGCGCGTGCCGGCGTGGGGGAGCATCGCCGAGTGGAACTTCTCGCTGCCGGCCCGTGACTGCCGCCACTGGAAGAAGAGGATGCCGTCCGCGCCGCGCCCGATCGACTGCGCGGTCTCCGCGCTCAGCTGTCCGTCGCGCTTGGAGGGGTTGGCGGGACGCCAGTTGACGGCGTCGGTCGCCTGCTCCATGAGCAGCCACGGATGGCCGCGCTTGAGCGAGCGGACGAGGTCGCGCTGGAAGGCGGTGTTGCGCACGCGCTGCGGGTCCAGGGGATCGGGGTAGCAGTCGTCAGTGATGACGTCGATGTGCGGCGCCCACGTCGTGTAGTCGGCCGGCTTGAAGGGGCCCATCATGTTCGTCGAGATGGGCTGCGTGCCACCGGCCGCGCGGATGATGTCCCGCTCGGCGATGTAGCACTCCAGCCACATGTCCGACATGAAGCGGTGATAGTCCAGCACCTGGGAGGGGTTGCGGCTGTACGGCGCCTTCCGCGGCGGGAAGACCTCCTCCCAGGAGCCGTAGCGCTGCGACCAGAACGCCGTGCCCCACGCCTCGTTGAGCGCCGGGATGGTCTGGTATCGGTTCCGGAGCCACCGGCGGAACGCGTCGCGGGCGGCGTCGGAGTACTCGACCGGCAGGTGGCATCCCGACTCGTTGCCGACGTGCCACATGACCACCGCCGGGTGATGCGCGTATCGCTCGGCGAGCC encodes:
- the rhaI gene encoding L-rhamnose isomerase, translated to MTTPTTSVLSDEILGQLEKQAIELPSWAFGNSGTRFKVFATPGTPRDPFEKISDAAQVNKLTALAPSVALHIPWDLVDSFDDLRKHAEDNGVELGTINSNTFQDDDYKFGALTHEDAAIRQKAIDHHLACIDVMDATGSRDLKIWLAEGSNYPGQADMRGRQDRLNESLQKIYDRLSGEQRLVLEYKFFEPAFYHTDVPDWGTSYAQVATLGERAMVCLDTGHHAPGTNIEFIVMQLLRLGKLGSFDFNSRFYADDDLIVGAADPFQLFRIVFEVIRGGGYANPDVAFMLDQCHNVENKILGQIRSVLNVQEMTARALLVDQEALRAAQVSGDVLGANAVFMDAFYTDVRPALAEWRESRGLPADPMAAYLASGYQEKIEAERVGGVQAGWGA
- a CDS encoding LacI family DNA-binding transcriptional regulator, with the protein product MTVSVKDVAARAGVSAGTVSNALNHPERVAPETVERVRAAIADLGYVRNDAARQLRAGRSRSIGLIVLDMRNPFYADVARGADARAEEAGLSVLLSDSARDSGRERRLVDLFAEQRASGVIATPLTAELEHFERLAERGVPVVLVDHEGDSDGLSTVSVDDRKGGRMAVERLLERGCRRIAFVGGPRDLRQVRDRYEGARRAVSDRAGAQLERVDLEDLTVDHGRAAGEALLRRDTADRPDGIFAANDLVAVGLLQALTMTGGVRVPDEMAIVGYDDIDFAASTVVPLTSVRQPAEQLGATAVELLAREPGEHVRFEPQLVPRATA
- a CDS encoding LacI family DNA-binding transcriptional regulator, whose amino-acid sequence is MTDTTVRTGAAPTLHDVAREAGVSLATASRVLNGSNRKVAEAYRERVQAAADRLGYTANISAQAIARGTSATVALLVADIADPYFGQIASGVAHAADEAGLIVTIAMTERDPAREVALVRTLRGQRPRGIVLAASRDTASDTDALSAEIAAVQSVGGRIVTLGAALPGTRVVAYENEAGARALAGRLAALGYREAVVLAGPEGLRTSDDRLAGFTQGFADGGGEVTQVVRGSISRDAGYEAMSELLSAGLAPGTLVFGISDVVAIGAISAIRDAGREPGADLAVAGFDDIVTGRDVTPGLTTVHLPLEELGAQALRAAVDPDWTPPEPVSLEVLLRDSTPPRA
- a CDS encoding sugar phosphate isomerase/epimerase family protein — translated: MSAHPRLSINQATIKHTTVAQAVQVVTGAGIEAIGLWREQVQEAGLQESAKIIADSGLRYSTHCRGGWFTVPEGPARRAAIDDNRRAIEETATLAAAGAEGSRAVLVLVVGGLPEGSRDLFGARQRVSDAVAELAPDAQAAGVTLALEPLHPMYASDRSVLSTLPQALDIAADFDPAVVGVTVDTFHLWWDPEVLEHIARAGRENRIATYQVCDWKTPLEADNLLSRHYPGDGMIDFGPMTRAVVEAGYDGDIEVELLNQSIWDTPPAEAVRRTVRGFECAVAPYLA
- a CDS encoding dihydrodipicolinate synthase family protein, with product MTEHFTLVGHGGRLGRVDLNAAGGYAKPAGTLRSRVAYAAAHVVPVAWGDNTPGQPAQIDWDATLGFRRAVYSWGLGVADAMDTAQRNMGLDAAAVRELISRSAEVAREEGGSVVVGVNTDHIDEHSISLDAVIDAYKEQLHFTEEQGAGPVLMASRHLARIATSATDYLRVYGAVLQSATSPVVLHWLGTAFDPELAGYFGGADWETASQTLVRIIEENPGKVSGVKMSLLNAESEVAVRERLPEGVRMYTGDDFNYVGLIGGADVPAATQPKAGPAATRTHSDALLGAFAAITPVASAAIQALDAGDPDEYLRILGPTEELSRQVFAAPTFYYKTGVAFLAWLNGHQPAFQMVGGLHSARSIPHLSRIVELANAANALEDPSLAAARWSDYLRLNGVDA
- a CDS encoding Gfo/Idh/MocA family protein, producing MNGVSGRMGYRQHLVRSILAIRDAGGVELPDGSKVTVRPLLVGRSEAKLAEIAAEHGIADYTTDLDAALADPQWEIYADFLVTKARATALRKAIAAGKAIYTEKPTAESVEEALELARLAQEAGVKTGVVHDKLYLPGLQKLKRLIDSGFFGRVLSVRGEFGYWVFEGDWQPAQRPSWNYRAEDGGGIIVDMFPHWNYVLENLFGEVKSVYSQASIHIADRWDEKGERYDATAEDAAYGIFELEGDIVAQINSSWTTRVNRDELVEFHVDGTHGSAVVGLFGAKIQPRNATPKPVWNPDLEDTHDYDEDWQQVPTNDVFLNGFRQQWEEYLTSYVLGTDYPFDLLAGARGVQLAEAGLESSRTGAKVVLPELKLA
- a CDS encoding beta-galactosidase; this translates as MLYGADYNPDQWPEDVWDDDVARMQEAGVTTVSLGIFSWSRIQPEPDVWDFSWLDTIIGKLHAGGIGVNLATATASPPPWATVAHPDILAADENGAPYWHGSRQHHSPSSPTYRALAAELVRRLAERYAHHPAVVMWHVGNESGCHLPVEYSDAARDAFRRWLRNRYQTIPALNEAWGTAFWSQRYGSWEEVFPPRKAPYSRNPSQVLDYHRFMSDMWLECYIAERDIIRAAGGTQPISTNMMGPFKPADYTTWAPHIDVITDDCYPDPLDPQRVRNTAFQRDLVRSLKRGHPWLLMEQATDAVNWRPANPSKRDGQLSAETAQSIGRGADGILFFQWRQSRAGSEKFHSAMLPHAGTRTRTWREVTALGASLAELPELPTPGDDAQVALVFDWENWWALEAADHPNRVDYLALMREWYGALHRRGIMVDIVKPEHVDGRYRLAVAPFLYLLRDEGAAALERFAAQGGTLLAGPFSDIVDGNDRFRADGFLTQLGRVLGVALEDFRALVPPALDQVAERAGEEGATGGGADTRIEADLREARFALDGADAVGTYFAEALFADDAEIVAAFTTGPSRGRPALTRRAHGAGSAWYLATMPDAPALDRVVARLVEDARVSPVIPSPLPENVEVARRGDLVTLINHGTTPVTVEVDGRRLEDDEAVGSVALEPQESAFLIVPARVPVPA